The following proteins come from a genomic window of Ailuropoda melanoleuca isolate Jingjing chromosome 2, ASM200744v2, whole genome shotgun sequence:
- the GPR17 gene encoding uracil nucleotide/cysteinyl leukotriene receptor, producing MNGLEVASPSLTTNSSLATAEQCGRETPLENVLFASFYLLDFILAFVGNALALWLFIRDHKSGTPANVFLMHLAVADLSCVLVLPTRLVYHFSGNHWPFGEIPCRLTGFLFYLNMYASIYFLTCISADRFLAIVHPVKSLKLRRPLYAHLACAFLWVVVAMAMAPLLVSPQTVQTNHTVVCLQLYREKASQHALASLAVAFTFPFVTTVTCYLLIIRSLRQGPRVEKRLKNKAVRMIAMVLTIFLVCFVPYHVHRSIYVLHYHGSSTSCAAQRVLALGNRVTSCLTSLNGALDPVMYFFVAEKFRDALCNLICGKRLSGPPPSFEGKTNESSLSARSEL from the coding sequence ATGAATGGCCTGGAGGTGGCTTCCCCAAGTCTGACCACCAACTCCTCCCTGGCCACCGCAGAGCAATGTGGCCGGGAGACGCCACTGGAGAACGTCCTCTTCGCCTCCTTCTACCTCCTGGATTTCATCCTGGCTTTTGTTGGCAATGCCCTGGCCCTGTGGCTTTTCATCCGGGACCACAAGTCGGGCACGCCCGCCAACGTATTCTTGATGCACCTGGCTGTGGCCGACTTGTCCTGCGTGCTGGTCCTGCCCACGCGCCTCGTCTACCACTTCTCTGGGAACCACTGGCCATTTGGGGAAATCCCGTGCCGACTCACCGGCTTCCTCTTTTACCTCAACATGTATGCCAGCATCTACTTCCTCACGTGCATCAGCGCTGACCGCTTCCTGGCCATTGTGCACCCCGTCAAGTCCCTCAAGCTCCGCAGGCCCCTCTACGCACACCTGGCCTGTGCCTTCCTCTGGGTGGTGGTGGCCATGGCCATGGCCCCGCTACTGGTGAGCCCACAGACCGTGCAGACCAACCACACGGTCGTCTGCCTGCAGCTGTACCGGGAGAAGGCCTCCCAGCACGCCCTCGCGTCCCTGGCCGTGGCCTTCACCTTCCCGTTCGTCACCACTGTCACCTGCTACCTTCTGATCATACGCAGCCTGCGGCAGGGCCCCCGCGTGGAGAAGCGCCTCAAGAACAAGGCGGTCCGCATGATTGCCATGGTGCTCACCATCTTCCTGGTCTGCTTCGTGCCCTACCACGTCCACCGCTCCATCTACGTGCTGCACTACCACGGCAGCAGCACCTCGTGCGCCGCCCAGCGCGTCCTGGCCCTGGGAAACCGGGTCACCTCCTGCCTCACCAGCCTCAACGGGGCGCTGGACCCAGTCATGTATTTCTTTGTGGCCGAGAAGTTCCGCGATGCCCTGTGCAACCTGATCTGTGGCAAAAGGCTTTCAGGCCCACCCCCCAGCTTTGAAGGGAAAACCAATGAGAGCTCACTGAGTGCCAGGTCAGAGCTGTGA